One Setaria viridis chromosome 3, Setaria_viridis_v4.0, whole genome shotgun sequence DNA window includes the following coding sequences:
- the LOC140222190 gene encoding zinc finger BED domain-containing protein RICESLEEPER 2-like, which produces MATPVLWVHSRMSKNTAAIGKLSPSLSGYVGKLFLHQRCACHIINLIVKADLDVFKPMISAFRTAISFLNSSNQRIVAYKSYCIAVGVRPRKFALDMDVRWNSTYLMLKHLMPHKNTFSVFITTQHPLVEGQPLLTETHWYVVEKILLYLEQFYDSTVVLSGIYYPTAPLVLHHVLEIDGHLSTYKYDDDLKNVVAPMKAKYLCYWCDIPMLYSFAFILDPRAKMTGFSNVLQLLS; this is translated from the exons ATGGCGACTCCAGTGCTCTGGGTGCACTCGAGAATGAG CAAAAACACTGCCGCCATTGGTAAGCTCAGTCCTTCACTGTCTGGTTATGTTGGAAAACTATTTTTGcatcagcgttgtgcttgtCACATTATTAATCTTATTGTTAAGGCTGATCTCGATGTTTTCAAGCCTATGATTAGTGCATTTAGAACTGCAATTTCATTCCTAAATTCTTCTAATCAACGTATTGTTGCATACAAGTCCTATTGCATTGCTGTTGGTGTCCGTCCTCGTAAGTTTGCTTTGGATATGGATGTGAGATGGAATTCAACTTATCTCATGCTCAAGCATCTAATGCCCCATAAGAATACATTTTCTGTGTTTATAACCACTCAGCACCCTTTGGTTGAAGGCCAGCCACTCCTGACAGAAACGCACTGGTACGTTGTTGAAAAGATTTTGTTATATCTTGAACAGTTCTATGATTCTACTGTTGTTCTGTCTGGTATTTATTATCCTACTGCTCCATTAGTATTGCATCATGTTCTTGAGATAGATGGACATCTTAGTACCTATAAGTATGATGATGATCTCAAAAATGTTGTTGCACCCATGAAGGCTAAGTACTTATGTTATTGGTGTGATATACCTATGCTTTATTCCTTTGCATTTatattggatcctagagctaagaTGACAGGTTTTAGCAATGTTCTTCAGCTATTGTCTTAG
- the LOC117847451 gene encoding lichenase-2 yields MARQGAASMLATALLLGVFANIAPSVESIGVSYGMSGDNLPPASTVVGMYKANGIPLMRIYAPDQAALEAVGGTGIRVVVGAPNDVLSSLAASPAAAAAWVRNNIAAYPDVTFRCVCVGNEVEGGAAQNLVPAMENIRAALAAAGLDGIKVTTSVSQAILGGYKPPSAAEFTDEAQGFMGPVLEFLARTGAPLMASIYPYFTYATNPSAMDLSYALFTAPGTVLQDGTYGYQNLFDATVDSFYVAMANHGGAGVTLVVSESGWPSAGGVAASPENAALYNQNLINHVGRGTPRHPGAIETILFSMFNENLKESGVEQNWGLFYPNKQRVYPISFN; encoded by the exons ATGGCAAGGCAGGGCGCAGCCTCCATGTTGGCTACCGCATTGCTCCTCGGGGTCTTTGCCAACATCGCTCCAA GCGTGGAGTCCATCGGGGTGTCCTACGGCATGAGCGGCGACAacctgccgccggcgagcaccgTGGTCGGCATGTACAAGGCCAACGGCATCCCGCTGATGCGGATCTACGCGCCGGACCAGGCGGCGCTCGAGGCCGTGGGCGGAACGGGCatccgcgtcgtcgtcggcgcgcCCAACGACGTGCTCTCCAGCCTcgccgccagccccgccgccgccgccgcatgggtCCGCAACAACATCGCGGCCTACCCCGATGTCACCTTCCGCTGCGTCTGCGTCGGCAACGAGGTCGAAGGCGGCGCGGCCCAGAACCTGGTCCCGGCCATGGAGAACAtccgcgccgcgctcgccgccgcggggctcgACGGCATCAAGGTCACCACGTCGGTGTCGCAGGCCATCCTGGGCGGGTACaagccgccgtccgccgccgagTTCACTGACGAGGCCCAGGGGTTCATGGGCCCCGTCCTCGAGTTCCTGGCCCGCACCGGCGCGCCCCTCATGGCCAGCATCTATCCCTACTTCACCTACGCCACCAACCCATCCGCCATGGACCTCAGCTACGCGCTCTTCACCGCCCCGGGCACTGTCCTGCAGGACGGCACCTACGGGTACCAGAACCTCTTCGACGCCACCGTCGACTCCTTCTACGTGGCGATGGCCaaccacggcggcgccggcgtgacCCTCGTCGTGTCGGAGAGCGGGTGGCCGTCCGCCGGCGGAGTCGCGGCGTCGCCGGAGAACGCGGCCCTCTACAACCAGAACCTCATCAACCACGTCGGCCGGGGAACGCCGCGCCACCCGGGCGCCATCGAGACCATCCTCTTCTCCATGTTCAACGAGAACCTCAAGGAGAGCGGCGTGGAGCAGAACTGGGGCCTCTTCTACCCCAACAAGCAGCGCGTCTACCCCATCAGCTTCAACTGA